One part of the Chryseobacterium sp. 7 genome encodes these proteins:
- a CDS encoding tetratricopeptide repeat protein produces MKSKKILLAAAVMYFGISDAQQSQYFTQKENYRFNLAENLYQTKIYNASQYEYARQYFYNQNLSRSKKEAAQFFDNVIGVILQKNHAEEGLTAFMKEYPNSAYFAQANLPLADYYLAKKDFDKALETLKKVNQYQLSKEENTQYILKLGYAKFMTGDSKGAIDALEEAYKTADQSQKGDIAYMLGHLYYSNRQNDKAFQYFDSIKDQDKFSKLVRPYYVQMYYNDKNYDQAITEGNALLKENISDSYKAEVHKIIGESYFMKNDYSSAYPHLKDYLSVQQNPSENDLYEMGFVAAQLKKYDEAVSYYNQLLNSNSALAQNAYYQLGNAYLAVDKKQEALSAFRSSYQMDYDAKVKKLAHEQYAKLSYDIGNPFESPSAVIQSYINENQNGANATEMRSLLVKSYLYSGNYKETLNAIDRLQSSTPEINKVDQEVSYLLGTEEFNKGNYDEAEKYFLRSLGFNINKEFNSRALYWLAQVYYQKGNYPSAIVRYEKLLNENFPEKQQLPYDLGYAYFKSKKFDQAETYFKQYLANPKPEFKNDAELRLADIHYANNDLNEAIAIYDKNEDATDYTLYQKAMALGFKGDTQAKITNLKNLLSKYPDSEYYDDAQYEIGTAYAAQDDFANSNDYFGKVIKGSSDKDLIANASIYRAQNYIDQNQNDKALSELKSLGEQYKNTAYAQKVVQAAKPIFTKNGDVSGYEAFARNIGVNVDTAEIDEINLSTAKQFFAKKDYKSAISYYEKYLTQNPTGEGLYQAKYELGESYYQTNNSTKALLVLQEVAGIQNDYQDDAQTRLAQIFIAQGNTAEAKKYLEGIKNSSDIGIKNYANVELMKLYAEENNFSEAEKLANAVIANSKNSAAVIETAKVIKARSLMNSGKDKDAQAAYVSLEKSSNTSVAAEALYAKAYYQNKGKAFKSSNETIFKLANNYASEEFWGAKALVLMAKNYIGLKDNYQASYTCDQIIANYKDFPEIVAEAKEVKKQIKK; encoded by the coding sequence ATGAAATCAAAAAAAATACTTTTAGCGGCTGCAGTAATGTATTTCGGAATCTCCGATGCTCAACAGTCCCAATATTTTACCCAGAAAGAAAATTACAGGTTCAATCTAGCCGAAAATCTTTATCAGACTAAAATTTACAACGCTTCACAATACGAATATGCAAGACAATATTTCTACAATCAGAATCTGTCCCGTTCGAAAAAAGAAGCAGCGCAGTTTTTTGATAATGTGATTGGTGTGATTCTTCAGAAAAATCATGCTGAAGAGGGGTTAACGGCTTTCATGAAAGAATATCCTAATTCTGCTTATTTTGCTCAGGCTAATCTTCCATTGGCAGATTACTATTTGGCAAAAAAAGACTTTGACAAAGCGTTGGAAACCTTGAAAAAGGTGAACCAGTATCAGCTTTCGAAAGAGGAGAATACCCAGTATATTCTAAAGCTTGGATATGCAAAATTCATGACGGGTGACTCCAAAGGAGCTATTGATGCACTGGAAGAAGCTTATAAAACAGCAGATCAGTCTCAAAAAGGAGACATTGCTTATATGCTGGGGCATTTATATTACAGCAACAGACAGAATGATAAAGCTTTCCAGTATTTTGATTCTATAAAAGATCAGGATAAATTCTCCAAGCTTGTACGTCCTTATTACGTACAGATGTACTACAATGATAAGAATTACGATCAGGCCATTACCGAAGGAAATGCTCTTTTAAAAGAAAATATTTCAGATTCTTATAAGGCAGAAGTTCATAAAATCATTGGGGAAAGTTATTTCATGAAGAATGATTATAGTTCTGCTTACCCACATTTAAAAGATTATCTGAGCGTACAGCAAAATCCGTCTGAAAACGATTTGTATGAGATGGGATTTGTAGCTGCACAGCTTAAAAAATACGATGAAGCGGTTTCTTATTACAACCAGCTTCTTAACAGTAATTCTGCCTTGGCTCAAAATGCTTACTATCAGTTAGGAAATGCTTATCTGGCAGTAGATAAAAAACAGGAAGCGCTTTCTGCATTCCGTTCTTCTTATCAGATGGATTATGATGCGAAAGTGAAAAAACTGGCTCATGAGCAGTATGCTAAATTAAGTTACGATATCGGTAACCCGTTTGAAAGCCCTTCGGCGGTGATCCAAAGTTATATCAACGAAAATCAGAATGGAGCCAATGCTACAGAAATGAGGTCATTATTGGTGAAATCTTATCTGTATTCCGGAAACTATAAAGAAACGCTGAATGCTATTGACAGATTACAGAGTTCTACTCCAGAGATCAACAAAGTAGACCAGGAGGTTTCTTATTTATTAGGAACTGAGGAATTCAACAAAGGAAATTATGACGAAGCCGAGAAATATTTCTTAAGAAGTCTTGGCTTCAATATCAATAAAGAATTCAACAGCAGAGCTTTATACTGGCTGGCACAGGTATATTACCAAAAAGGAAATTATCCATCTGCCATTGTTCGTTATGAAAAGCTTCTGAACGAAAACTTCCCTGAAAAACAGCAGCTTCCGTATGATTTAGGATATGCTTATTTTAAATCCAAGAAATTTGATCAGGCAGAAACATATTTCAAACAATATCTTGCCAACCCGAAACCGGAATTTAAAAACGATGCGGAACTTCGTCTTGCAGATATTCATTATGCCAACAATGACCTGAACGAAGCCATCGCTATTTATGATAAAAATGAAGATGCTACGGATTATACTTTGTATCAAAAAGCGATGGCTTTAGGATTTAAAGGAGATACACAGGCGAAGATTACCAACCTTAAAAATCTTTTATCAAAATATCCGGATTCCGAATATTATGATGATGCTCAATACGAAATAGGAACAGCTTATGCCGCTCAGGATGATTTTGCGAACTCTAATGATTATTTCGGAAAAGTAATTAAAGGCTCTTCAGACAAAGATCTTATTGCGAATGCTTCTATCTACAGAGCTCAGAATTATATAGACCAGAATCAGAATGATAAAGCACTTTCTGAACTGAAATCTCTGGGTGAGCAGTATAAAAATACAGCCTATGCTCAGAAGGTAGTACAGGCTGCAAAACCTATCTTCACGAAAAACGGAGATGTTTCCGGATATGAAGCTTTCGCAAGAAATATTGGTGTGAATGTAGATACTGCTGAGATAGATGAAATCAACTTATCAACCGCTAAACAGTTCTTCGCGAAGAAAGATTATAAAAGTGCAATTTCTTACTACGAAAAGTATCTGACACAGAATCCAACAGGTGAAGGATTGTACCAAGCTAAATACGAATTAGGAGAGAGTTACTATCAGACTAACAATTCAACTAAAGCTTTACTTGTTCTTCAGGAAGTTGCTGGAATTCAGAATGATTACCAGGATGATGCGCAAACTCGTTTAGCTCAAATCTTCATTGCGCAAGGGAATACAGCAGAAGCTAAAAAGTACCTTGAAGGCATTAAAAATTCTTCAGACATTGGTATTAAGAATTATGCGAATGTGGAACTAATGAAACTGTATGCAGAAGAAAATAATTTTTCTGAAGCTGAAAAACTGGCCAATGCAGTGATTGCTAATTCTAAAAACTCAGCAGCCGTTATTGAAACCGCGAAAGTGATCAAAGCAAGAAGTCTGATGAACTCAGGAAAGGATAAAGATGCACAGGCAGCTTATGTTTCTCTTGAAAAATCATCCAATACTTCGGTAGCTGCGGAAGCTTTGTATGCTAAAGCGTATTATCAGAACAAAGGAAAAGCTTTCAAATCTTCTAACGAAACGATCTTTAAGCTTGCCAATAACTATGCATCTGAAGAATTCTGGGGAGCAAAAGCGTTGGTATTGATGGCGAAAAACTATATTGGTCTGAAAGACAACTATCAGGCAAGTTATACCTGTGATCAGATCATTGCAAATTATAAAGATTTCCCTGAGATTGTAGCAGAAGCTAAAGAAGTTAAAAAGCAGATTAAGAAATAA
- a CDS encoding TonB-dependent receptor, translating to MNKKIQILSILFLGVSSVAFSQIKEEKLVLNKKREPEVKKIEKKKTSVETIKNYPPEEKSQTPVKYTITDVPAVSDFKTSTIQGEDVAPKFEGTAQNNYFQFGMGNYGKVLVDGNVSKTLQNKLEVGADVHVLSTNGLKKDYDWKSGQTSANVGAFLNSYGEKGKFNLNAEYGLDSYNYYGIYAMQPAGDIDLKQKVNQFKVNGYYDFYSNEILNDVRVKSSFLKDHFDASENQVSILANFSKHAVELGKSGINLNADLGVGLDAVKTDFAIRDKNSSNFFNTSLTPKVTFRKGDSYLMLGSSFSFLNAKNSNDQLEKQKNNKTYWFPQAEFQFAAAKEFKFYGGVDGGLKLNTYGDMLQTNPFILSDQFLKPTETKYHFYVGLRGDIDETLKYDFSAGYGKMRDIMFFKANGLFDNISVNRSAYNFANTFSAVYDDGNVSDIKGSIQYFPLANLIIDGELRFTKYDLKNYDNIYNVPLFNASIGAKYTMLDKKLLLGFKGIFASDRTTNSYAIEGIGAPNVIFQSTENTNDKVGGYADLNLSAEYKIHKNFSIFALGNNLLSSKYQTYKGYKVLGAQILGGVKITF from the coding sequence ATGAACAAGAAGATTCAAATATTATCCATATTATTTTTAGGGGTTTCGTCGGTGGCGTTTTCCCAGATCAAGGAGGAAAAACTGGTTCTTAACAAAAAAAGAGAACCAGAGGTGAAGAAGATCGAGAAGAAGAAAACTTCTGTGGAAACCATCAAGAATTATCCGCCGGAAGAGAAATCGCAGACTCCTGTGAAATATACCATCACAGATGTTCCTGCTGTTTCGGATTTCAAAACTTCAACCATTCAGGGTGAAGATGTAGCACCGAAATTTGAGGGAACTGCCCAGAATAACTACTTCCAGTTCGGAATGGGTAATTACGGAAAAGTTCTGGTAGACGGAAACGTTTCAAAAACCCTTCAAAATAAACTTGAAGTAGGAGCAGATGTTCATGTTCTTTCCACGAATGGTCTTAAAAAAGATTACGACTGGAAATCCGGGCAGACTTCCGCCAATGTTGGTGCTTTCTTAAACTCTTATGGTGAAAAAGGGAAATTCAATCTTAATGCTGAATATGGTTTAGACAGCTATAATTATTATGGAATCTATGCCATGCAGCCTGCGGGAGATATTGATCTGAAGCAAAAAGTAAATCAGTTTAAAGTAAACGGATATTATGATTTTTACTCCAATGAAATCTTAAATGATGTAAGGGTAAAATCATCATTCCTGAAAGACCATTTTGATGCTTCGGAGAACCAGGTTTCAATTTTGGCTAATTTCTCTAAACATGCTGTTGAATTAGGAAAATCAGGAATCAACCTGAATGCTGATTTGGGAGTAGGACTGGATGCGGTAAAAACAGATTTTGCAATCAGAGATAAAAACTCTTCCAATTTCTTCAATACGAGCCTGACTCCGAAAGTGACATTTAGAAAAGGAGACTCTTATTTGATGTTGGGATCTTCATTCTCATTCCTGAATGCTAAAAACTCCAATGATCAGTTAGAGAAGCAAAAAAATAATAAAACATATTGGTTCCCGCAGGCTGAATTCCAGTTTGCTGCTGCCAAAGAATTTAAATTCTACGGAGGGGTAGACGGAGGTCTGAAGCTGAATACTTACGGAGATATGCTGCAGACGAACCCATTCATCCTTTCTGACCAGTTTTTAAAGCCAACAGAGACGAAATATCATTTTTATGTAGGATTGAGAGGAGATATTGATGAAACGTTGAAATATGACTTCTCTGCGGGTTATGGAAAGATGAGAGATATTATGTTCTTTAAAGCCAACGGCCTTTTTGATAACATCTCTGTTAACCGTTCTGCCTACAATTTTGCCAATACATTCTCTGCCGTTTATGATGATGGAAATGTAAGTGATATCAAGGGTAGTATACAGTATTTCCCATTAGCCAACCTGATTATTGATGGAGAATTGAGGTTTACGAAATATGATCTGAAGAACTACGACAATATTTATAACGTTCCTTTATTCAATGCGAGCATCGGGGCAAAGTATACAATGCTTGACAAGAAGCTATTGCTAGGATTCAAAGGAATCTTTGCAAGTGACAGAACTACAAACTCTTATGCGATTGAAGGAATAGGTGCTCCGAATGTGATCTTCCAGTCTACAGAAAATACCAACGACAAAGTAGGTGGTTATGCAGATTTAAATCTTTCAGCAGAGTATAAAATTCACAAAAATTTCAGTATTTTCGCACTCGGAAATAATCTTCTGAGCTCAAAATACCAGACGTACAAAGGATATAAAGTCCTGGGTGCACAGATTTTGGGAGGTGTGAAAATTACTTTCTAA
- a CDS encoding CocE/NonD family hydrolase: MKFKILLALIFVNLMQAQKFHFPKTAVTDSVILEKQIPGLAQQVIPQLQSAKYKPENTVDLMDNLFRLQMVAQDYKNSLASLSENRKLFADNNMGDYRFIGFELYALAKMEQKENNNSFSNALQKVFNQKYESLSEKLIPRLGIALDGDVRESKKQLKKVLDKQKDKDSIDYRTALALCKSYLSYQTYSGIKPQVMQLLASKDREKFIIETKDLTIKNGATLTITIVRKKENTFPLPVILTNNIYAGSFDEFFGKRAATYNYVGAVVNTRGKRNSNDVNNPFEHESEDIYEVIDWISKQPWCNGKVGMIGGSYLGFSQWAAVKKLHPALKTIVPQVAVGIGIDYPAQNNIFMSYMLQWIQYVTNNKFTDEADFANAVKWDSIYTKWYKSGKAFRSLDAISGKPSKIFQRWLDHPGYDGYWQKMVPYKEDFSKINIPILTTTGYYDDDQIGALYYFKQHHLYNKNADHYLVIGPYNHGGAQSFGFTYVNGNPIDPVARISIDDLAFSWFDYILKGGQKPEILKDRINFQVMNTNTWKHVADLDKMHTSTLKFYLQDKKNTSSVFNKPENKTFTKQTVDLKNRDQKDIYYKVSKKDSIKITNSVAFESEVLDKDMIISGNLSGIFNVSINKKDFDTDTYLYQIQPDGKSSLLSTHIVRASYAKNNEKRQLLEPNKMEQIPINNSYFMSRKIEKGSKLLLLVGVNKTPYWQINYGSGKDVSDETIKDSGEPMEIKWYNDSYVEIPVYKE, encoded by the coding sequence ATGAAATTTAAGATTCTTTTAGCATTAATTTTTGTAAACCTCATGCAGGCGCAAAAATTTCACTTTCCAAAGACCGCTGTAACTGACTCTGTTATACTGGAAAAACAAATACCGGGGCTTGCTCAGCAAGTGATTCCTCAACTTCAGTCTGCAAAATACAAACCGGAAAACACTGTTGATCTTATGGATAATCTTTTCCGTTTGCAGATGGTTGCTCAGGATTATAAAAACTCACTGGCTTCTCTTTCTGAAAACCGTAAGCTCTTTGCGGATAATAATATGGGAGACTACAGATTTATCGGATTTGAACTGTATGCCCTTGCAAAAATGGAGCAAAAAGAAAATAATAATTCCTTTTCCAATGCCCTTCAGAAAGTATTTAATCAAAAATATGAAAGCCTTTCCGAAAAACTGATTCCAAGACTAGGAATTGCTCTTGACGGAGATGTTCGGGAATCTAAAAAACAGCTGAAGAAAGTACTGGATAAACAAAAAGACAAAGACAGTATAGACTACAGAACAGCTCTTGCTCTATGCAAAAGCTATTTAAGTTACCAAACCTATTCAGGTATAAAACCTCAGGTGATGCAGCTTCTGGCTTCAAAAGACAGAGAAAAGTTCATTATTGAGACTAAAGATCTTACCATAAAAAACGGAGCCACCTTAACGATCACAATTGTTCGGAAAAAGGAAAATACTTTCCCGCTACCTGTTATTCTTACCAATAATATCTATGCGGGTTCATTTGATGAATTCTTCGGAAAAAGAGCCGCTACGTATAACTATGTAGGAGCGGTTGTAAATACCCGTGGCAAAAGAAACAGTAATGATGTAAATAATCCTTTTGAGCATGAATCAGAAGATATCTACGAAGTAATCGACTGGATAAGCAAACAACCTTGGTGCAATGGAAAAGTAGGAATGATTGGTGGAAGCTACTTAGGTTTCAGTCAATGGGCAGCCGTAAAAAAACTGCATCCGGCGTTAAAGACAATTGTTCCTCAGGTTGCAGTAGGCATCGGGATTGATTATCCTGCTCAGAATAACATCTTCATGAGCTATATGCTGCAATGGATACAATATGTGACCAATAATAAATTTACGGACGAAGCTGATTTTGCCAATGCTGTAAAATGGGATTCTATTTATACAAAATGGTACAAAAGCGGGAAAGCATTCAGATCTTTAGATGCGATAAGCGGAAAACCGAGCAAAATATTCCAGCGATGGCTGGATCATCCGGGATATGATGGATACTGGCAGAAAATGGTTCCTTACAAAGAGGATTTTTCTAAAATCAATATTCCTATCCTGACCACAACGGGATATTATGATGATGATCAGATTGGTGCGCTGTATTATTTTAAACAACATCATCTGTACAACAAAAATGCAGATCATTATCTGGTAATAGGCCCTTATAATCATGGAGGAGCCCAAAGTTTCGGATTTACTTACGTGAATGGAAATCCTATTGATCCAGTGGCAAGAATAAGTATTGACGATCTTGCTTTCTCCTGGTTTGATTATATTCTTAAAGGAGGTCAAAAACCGGAAATTTTAAAAGACAGAATTAATTTTCAGGTGATGAATACCAATACCTGGAAGCATGTGGCTGATCTTGACAAAATGCATACTTCTACTCTGAAATTTTACCTTCAGGACAAGAAAAACACATCATCTGTATTTAATAAACCGGAAAACAAGACTTTCACAAAACAAACTGTAGATTTAAAAAACAGGGATCAGAAAGACATTTATTACAAAGTCAGCAAAAAAGACAGCATAAAAATAACGAATTCTGTCGCCTTCGAAAGTGAAGTGCTTGACAAGGATATGATCATCAGTGGAAATCTGTCCGGAATTTTCAATGTTTCCATCAATAAAAAAGACTTTGATACGGATACTTACCTGTACCAGATTCAGCCGGATGGAAAATCTTCGTTATTATCTACTCATATTGTAAGAGCCAGCTATGCAAAGAACAATGAAAAACGACAGCTTCTTGAACCGAATAAAATGGAACAAATCCCAATTAACAACTCTTATTTTATGAGCAGAAAAATAGAAAAAGGAAGCAAACTTCTTTTATTGGTTGGAGTGAATAAAACACCTTATTGGCAGATTAATTATGGTTCCGGTAAAGATGTAAGTGATGAAACCATAAAGGATTCCGGAGAGCCGATGGAGATCAAATGGTACAATGACAGCTATGTGGAAATACCTGTTTATAAAGAGTAA